In Labrys monachus, the genomic stretch CCTGGACGCTGTCGCCGGACGTCGAGGACCGCCTGCACGGCGTCGGCCGCGACGTGACGGCGGACCGGGAGGCCGCCGAAGTCCTGCAGCATGCGGAGGAGGCCCTGCGCGTCGCCCAGAAGATGGAGGCCATCGGCAAGCTGACCGGCGGCGTCGCGCATGATTTCAACAATCTCCTGCAGGTGATCGGCGGCAATCTCCAGCTCCTCGCCAAGGACGTCGCCGGCAATGAGAAGGCGGAGCGGCGGCTCGGCAACGCGCTGGCGGGCGTCTCGCGCGGCTCGAAGCTCGCTTCCCAGCTGCTCGCCTTCGGTCGCCGCCAGCCCCTGGCGCCGAAGGTCGTCAATCTCGGCCGTTTCGTGCGCGGCCTCGACGACATGTTCCGCCGTGCCCTCGGCGACGGCATCGAGATCGAGACCGTGATCAGCGGCGGGCTGTGGAATACGCTCGTCGATCCCTTCCAGGTCGAGAATGCCCTCCTCAATCTGGCGATCAATGCGCGCGACGCCATGAGCGGCCATGGCAGGCTCACCATCGAGGCCGGAAACGCCTCGCTGGACGACGCCTATGCCGCCCGGCATATCGACGTCAGCCCGGGGCAATATGTCATGCTTGCGGTCACCGACACCGGCGTCGGCATGACCTCCGAGGTGATGGAGCATGTCTTCGAGCCCTTCTTCACCACCAAGCCGGAGGGCAAGGGCACCGGTCTCGGCCTCAGCATGGTCTATGGTTTCGTCAAGCAGTCCAACGGCCACATCAAGATCTACAGCGAGCCCGGCCACGGCACGACGATCCGCATCTACCTGCCGCGGGAACGCCAGGAGGAGGACGTTGCCACCGACATCGATGCGGGCCCGATCACCGGCGGCACCGAGACGATCCTCGTCGTCGAGGACGACGAGGACGTGCGCACCACCGTCGTCGAAACGCTGTCCGACCTCGGCTATCGCGTCCTGAAGGCGAAGGACGCCCAGAGCGGCCTCGCCATCGTGGAGAGCGGCATGCCGGTCGACCTGCTGTTCACCGACGTGGTGATGCCGGGGCCCCTTCGCAGCCCGGAACTCGCCCGCAAGGCGAGGGAACGCCTGCCCAACATCGCCGTCCTCTTCACCTCCGGCTACACCGACAATGCCATCGTGCATGGCGGCCGGCTGGACGAGGGCATCGAGCTGCTCAGCAAGCCGCATACGCGCGAGGCGCTCGCGCGCAAGATCCGCCACGTCCTGCGCCACAATCGGCAGCGAAATGTCGACGAGGCGTCCTTCCCGGTGTCGCGGGAGGACATGGCAGCCCGCCCGGGGCGGGCGGAAATGCCGGGCCTGCGCATCCTCCTGGTGGAAGACGATCCGCTGATCCGCGCCAGCACGAAGGAAATGCTGTCGGACCTCGGCCATGCGGTCCTCGAGGCGGACGGCGCACAGGAGGCCCTCGCCTCGCTCGACCGCGGCACGTTCGACGTGCTTCTGACCGATATCAACCTGCCGGACATGTCGGGAATCGCGCTGGCTGCCGAAGCGCGCCGGCGCATGCGGCATCTGCAGGTGATCTTCGCCTCGGGCTATGCGGCCCCCCAGGATCTTCCGAGCCACGGCATCGCCGATGCCGTCCACCTTCAGAAGCCCTATACCGCCGCCGCGCTCGCCGAAGCGCTGAGTTCGGCTGCGACCCGTCCGTCGCATTGACACGAAAAAAGGGCGGGCCATCCTGCCCGCCTCGCGCTGCGTCTTCGTGGCGAACCGCTCACCGCCCCTGGGGCAACAAGTTCATCCCAGGAAAACGCATGCCGTGCAGAACCCGGCGGCCAGGGCATAGAAGGCCGCGCCATACAGCCATTCCGCCAGAGTGAGTGCCTTCAGGTTTCGGAACATGGCCATTATTCTCCCGCATTCTCGCCACAACAACTGCAGGGTGCGGCCATGGTTCCCTCGCTCCTCGAAATTCCTCGCCGGACAGGGGTGCTTCTCTTGGCGGAAAGGAGCGTGCTCGCGGAGACGAGCCGCTGCGACGCGTGAAGCGAGATGGCGCCTTCAGCGAAAAGACGCTCTGCACCGTCGCTCAGGCGCTCGGAACCGACCAGCCCAGATTGCGGGCTTCCGCCAGCCAGGCCATGATCGCCTGCTGGATGTTGGAGACCGCTTCCTGGCGCGTTTCGCCATCGCTGATGCAGCCGGGGAGATCGGGGACCCTCGCTCTATAGCCGCCGCCTTCTTCCTCCGGCGCCGGCTCGATCACGATGGGATAGTCGAGACGGATCATCGCGTGACCTCTGTGTTGATTGAACCAGATCCGTGCGGCAGGCCTGCCCGGAGCGACGTCCGGCGGCACGCGCTCGCCGCAGCCATGCCCTCAAACGCAGGCGGGGCAATTTTGTTCACCGCGCCCGCGGCGTCCTCCCCATGCGCCGTGCCGGGGATCGGCGACGTTCGCCGGCTCGGCCTCCCGGGCGTCACCAGGCCGAAGGCGCGCAGGAAGCGCTTGATCGGGAGGTTCGATTTTGCGATCAGAAGGCATGTCCGATGATGAGACCGATAGCGCGAACCCACCCAACGCCGCGCCGGGCAAGGTGCTGAGCGATGCCGCCCGCCGGGCGCTGGCCGAGGCGGAGGCCCGCCGCAAGGCTGCGCCGCAGGTGGCACGGCCGCGCGAACTCAACGGCCGGGACGGCCCGGAGCCGGTGCGCTACGGCGACTGGGAAGTGAAGGGCATCGCCTCGGATTTCTGATCGGGCTACAGCCTGTCGCCGAGCCATTCCTTCACGCCATATCCGGCATAGACCATGGCGAGGGCCGGACGGCGCAGGCCGGGCAGCGCAAAGCGCGGCGGCAGGCCGGCGAGCGGGGCCGGCACGTCGACGCCGCCATCGGGCGAAGCCCCGATCGCCCGGGCGAGATAGCGCCCGGCGAGCGGCCCGGCGACCACGCCGGAGCCATGATAGGCAAAGCCGTAATAGACGCTGGGATCGTCGGGCACGCGGCCGACGGAGGGCGCGAGCTTGAGCGAAAGCGCGACCAGCCCGCGCCAGAAATAATCGGTGCCGACATCCTTCCACGCCGGGAACAATTCGCCGATCCGCCGCTCCATCCAGGCCCGCATGGCGGCAGCGGCCCGCGGCGTGCCGGAGACGTCGCCCCGGGCGCCAAACAGGAAGCGCCTGTCCGGCAGCAGGCGATAATAGAACAGCAATTTGCGGGTGTTCGAAACCGGCGTGTCGGTGACATAGGGCGCTGCCTGCAACTCGGCTTCGCTCAAGGGCCGGGTCACCACGATATTGGACAAGGCCGGCCATATCCGGGCGTCGATGGCCTTGTGCAGGCCGTCCGGCGTCCAGCCATTGGTGGCGAACACCACCCGCCGCGCCGTGACGGTGCCGCCCGGCGTCACCAGGCGGTGGCGGGACCCGTCGCGCTCCCAGCGCTCGACCGGGGAGGAGGCGAACAGCTTCACGCCGCGCCGCGCCGCCGCGTCCGCCAGGCCCATGGCATAGGCGAGAGGGTGCAGCCCGCCGCCGCCCTCCACATGCAGCCCTCCGAATTGCTCGGTGCCGCCATGGCCGATCGCGGTGAACGCCTCGCGGCTGTAGAGGGTGGTGCGGATGCCGACCCGGGCATGGGCCTCGGCCGAGGCCCTGAGGCCCTCGGCCGCATGCGCGTTGTGGGCGGCATCGAAAGTGCCGTCGCCCTGCAGGCGGATGTCGAAGCCTTCCTCCTGCGCGATCTCCCGCGGATAGTCCGCCGCGGCCCTGAGATCGGCGAAGAAGCGGCGGGTGTCGTCGAGCCCGTAACGGTCGATCATCGCGCCGATGCCGAGCTTGGTCGGCGGATAGGACATGAAGCCGCCGTTCCGGCTCGACGCGCCCCAGGCGATCGGCCCGGCCTCCAGCACGGCGGTGTCGATGCCGTGGTCCCTGGCGAGATGGTAGGCGGCCGCCAGGCCGGTGTAGCCGCCGCCGATGATGGCGACGTCGCAGGCGAGATCGGCCTGCAGCACCGGAAAGTCGCGGCGCTGCACCGTGTCCTCCCAATAGGAGGGCTGCAGCGTTCCGGCATCATAGAGGGAGCGGTCGAAGATCGGCGTGAACATGGGTCCATTATGGCAGAGCGCCCTTCTGCAAGGAAGGAGCGCCGGATCCGTTTTCCTGCCGGAGGAAAGACGCGTTTTCGCCTTATTGGTAGACGGCGTGTCTCGGATATGGACTTTGCGGCAATCGTTCGGCAGCCCGGCATTCTCGCAGGGGGCGACGTCCCTGACAGCGCGATCACGGATTTGGGAGGTTAATCGCAGCCGGCTTCCCTTTCGATCACGGCGCGATCACAATTATTTCAATCCGAAGCGTCTCGTTTTCTATTGCCATGTGAGACGCACCGTCTTATAACCTCCCTCAACGGACGACGCACTGCCGCCCGATCATCAAGGACAAAAATCATGAAGACGATCATTGTTTCATCGCTGGCTGCCGCGGGTCTGGCTCTCTCGATCTCCTCGGCCTTCGCTTTCAGCAACAGCCCCGATGGCCAGGTCATCACCGGCGGCAACGTCCCGGCGGTCACCAGCCACCAGTCGGCCCCCGCCCACTTCCTGTCGGGCGCCGCGCAGACCGACAGCGATTTCGGCCTCTCTTCGAATGCCGTCGAGGGCCGTGACTTCCTTGCTGCCCAGAAGGGCCGCTACTGAGCTCTGACGGCTCCCTCGGGAGCCGGTCCCCGCCGCATCGAACGCCGGCGGGGGCGACCGTAAAGTGGGTGGACGGGACGCAAGGTCGCAAGGCCGGCCCCGCCGCCCGGCAGGAGCGGGCGGCACGCTGCGTCGCGTGACCGCCTCGAGCCTCCTGCCTTTTCTTCCAGACGATGGATCGCCGGACCGCCGGCATCCTTTTCAGGACGACGACCATGAAGACCCTTGTTGTTTCCACCCTGGCTGCGGCGGGCCTGGCCCTGTCGGTTTCCTCCGCCTTCGCCATCTCCAACAGCCCGCAGGGCCAGGTGATCATCGGCGGCGAAGCCCCGGCCGTCACCAGCTACGCCGCCCCTGACGCCGCCGCCCCCCAGGCCCGCTTCCTCTCCGGCCATGTTTATGGCCAGCGCGTCTCCGAGGACGGCACCCCGAGCCAGAGCTTCGGCCTCTCCTCCAATGCCATCCAGGGCCGCGAATTCCATGCCGTCCAGCAGGGCGGCCACTGGCTCAACGACGAAGGCGGCGAATAAGCCCACCGCCTGAGACGACGGGGCCGCCGACCGGCCCCGCCCGATACCGCCTGCCGACCACCCCGAGCGACCGCTCACGCTTTTTCATCACCCCAGCCCTTTCGACCGATGCCCTTTGCCGGACTGATATGCCGAAGGACTTTTTTCAAGGACCTGCCATCATGAAGACCGTTCTCCTCTCCTCCCTCACCGCCGCCGCCCTCGCTCTGTCGATCTCCTCGGCCTTCGCCCTCTCCAACAGCCCCGAGGGCCAGGTCATCGTCGGCGGCAATGCCCCGGCCATCACCGCCACCAGCCATGACAATGCCGCGCCCCGCCACTTCCTCTCCGGCTCCCAGCAGACCGATCCCGATTTCGGCCTCTCCTCCAATGCCGTCGAAGGCCGCGACTTCCTCAACGCCCAGAAGGGCCGCTACTGAGCCGCGCCGGGCGGGTTTTACGCCCGCACAGGACGCATGAACGGGGACGGACGGCCACGCCCTTCCCCCGCCTCTTTCAAAGCCAAACGATTGCCAGCACCCATTGCGTAGATGATGTCCGCAAGGCCATCCCAATCCGTAGAACCAGCCGATTTTCAGTACCCGTTGCGTATCCGTTGCATGCGTACAACAAGAACGCCGCGCCCCTTCCCAGGGGCGCGGCGCTTTTGTCTCCCGGCATGCCGCATCGGGATGCCCCCGGGACGGCTCCGCGACTCTTTTGAAAAAATGCTCTGTCTAGCCGCCGATGAAGCCGCGATAGCGTCCCACCGGTGTCACCGCCGTCATCGCCCCGCAGGCACCGGACGTCCAGCTGATGACGCCGACCAGAACGAAACCCTTGCCGTTCTTGCGGAAGATCGGGCCGCCGGAATCGCCGGAACAAGCCCCGCCGTCGATCGATGTCAGGATCTGGCTGCCGGTCGGCGACATCTGCCGGCTCCCGGCCTGCAATTCGACCTGGCGCAGATCCCGGCCGCGGAAGCCGGTCCCGAAGCCGACCGCCGTCACCTCGCCCTGCACGCTCCCGCTCGCCACCGGCGCGACCGCCATGTCGCCCGGCAGGGCCGCCGCCGCGTTCACCACGGCGATGTCGTTGAGTTGCGTCTGCCGTTCGAGCCCACGCCGGTTGAATTGCGGATGCACCCGGATCGAGGAGACACGCACCCAGTGCTCGGTGAAATTGTGATCGAGCACCATGATCTGATAGCGGCTCGCATCCGTCGAGGTGAAGCAATGGGCCGCCGTCACGATCTTCCTCGAACCGACGATCGTCCCCGAACAGACGGTGCCGTCCGAGCTTACGATGCGCACGACATGGCGACGAAGCCCGTTCGGGTCAGAACAAGCGACCCCTCCCGTAATTGCCCACGCCACACCGTCGAGACAGGTGATGGCGGCGAGAAACGCTGTCAACGCCGTACCCAAACGGGTCATACGGGACGAAAGACGCATGTCGTCATTCCCGGCTATAGAGGCCCCCTGGCCCTTATTTCTGACGCAATGTCGCGTTGATACGCGGATTATTATCATGTCACCGAACCGCACGGCACTTGTCGTCACCGGGGTCCGGCCCACCTGCGTCACAGATAAGCGCAAGACGATAGTATGACAGTTTGCCGAAACGGCAAGCCGTCGCTTCTACTTTCATTCACGATCATCAACCCGACCACGCCGGCCGGCCGATCCCTGTCGTCCTGCCGATCGAAGCGGCGCGGACGACGTCAGCCATGGTCCAGTTAACTCTTTGGTAAGTATAGGTAATGCCATGATGAGTCCAGCTTCGGGACCGTGATTTTTCCGCGTGCGTGTCCCCGCTGCCGAAAATTTCGTGGCGTTCGTCTCCGAAGGAGGCTTCCGACGCAACTTATCGGAAGAGTAGAGTGCGGTGATTCGGGGGAGGCGAGGCCGGCGATCAAGGCTGCGCGGCTCGTGACCCCGTGTGGAGACGAGGCTGCGGCGAAGGAGCGGGATGCCGCTCCGGCCCAGAGGCTCGTCGCGTTGCGTTTCAGTGCAAGCGGAACGTTCAAGCACCGGCGTCCTGCCGGTGTCGAGGGGAATTCGGGTTCGTCGTGAGAATATGCCGCAAGACAGGAAAATGACGCAGCCACCCGGACGGAGCCGGGTGCTATGCGTCCGGACAGGCCTCACCGCCGGGTTCGGGCTTGTGGCGTTGCTCACCTTCGCCTCGCTCGCCATCGCCGAGGGCGAGCAGGGCGTCCTGGCCCCCGCCTTGTTCGGCGATTTCAGCGGCGCCGATCGCCGCATGCTCTTCATGCTGTCCTTCGTGGCGGGCCTCCTCATGCTCGCCGCCGGCCTTGCGATCTTCCACCTCCGTGCCCGGACGCTGTGGATCGGCCGCGAGCGCACGGCGAGAACCGAGATGCTCGCCCTGCTGGCGCGGGCCGAGCGGGCCGAGGAACTGCTGATGGCGGAGCCGCAGCTGATCGCGGTGTGGTCGGGCGCGGACGACCTGCCGCTGATATCGGGCGAATTGACCGGCGTCGCCATCTCGCCGAGCGGGCGAGGCCTGATCGGCACGGGCTGGCTCGATTATCACGACACGCGCAGCCTCGACGAGCACATCCGCGCCCTGCGCGAGCGCGGGGAAGGCTTTCGCCTGGTTGCCCGCTCCCGCCACGGAGGCTTCATCGAGGCGGAAGGCCGGGCCATCGGCGGCCGGGCCGTGCTGCGCCTGCGCGAGGTGACCGGCGACCGGCTGGAGCTCGCCCGCCTGGCGGACCGCCACCGCCGGGCGACCGAGGAGATCGAAGCCATCCGGGCGCTGCTCGACGAGGCGCCGGTCCCCCTGTGGCTGCGCAACGCCAACGACAAGCTGACCTGGGTCAACCGCGCCTATGCCAAGGCCGTCGACGCCGCGGACGAGGCGGATGTGCTGGCGCGCGACATCGAGCTCCTCGACCGGCCCGCCCGCGAGGAGGCCGGCAAGGCACGGCGGGAGGGCCGGCCCTTCCTGAAGCGCGTGCCGGCGGTGGTGGGCAGCGCGCGCCGCACGCTGGACGTCATCGACATCCCCTCCTCACGCGGGTCCGCCGGCATGGCGATCGACGTCTCGGAAGTCGAGACGATGCGCGCCGATATCGGGCGCCAGATCGAGGCCCATGTCCGCACGCTCGACCAGCTCGCCACCGCGGTGGCGATCTTCGATGCCGACCAGCACCTCACCTTCTATAATGCCGCCTTCAGCACCCTCTGGCAGCTCGATCCGGCCTTCCTCGACGAAAAGCCGAGCGACAGCGAGATCCTCGACCGCCTGCGCGCCCAGCGCCGCCTGCCCGAGCAGGCCGATTTCCGCGCCTGGAAGTCGAAGCTTCACGAGGCCTATCGCGCCCTCGAGCCGGCCGAGCATTGGTGGCACCTGCCGGACGGCCGCACGTCCCGCGTGGTCACCACGCCCAACCCGGCCGGCGGCGTGACCTATCTGTTCGAGGACGTCACCGAGCGCATCGACCTCGAAGCCCGCTACAAGGCCCTGTCGCGCGTGCAGGGCGAAACGCTGGAAAACCTCAAGGAAGGCGTCGCCGCCTTCGGATCGGACGGCCGGCTGCGCCTGTCCAATCCAGCCTTCGCCGCCATCTGGCGCCTGCCCTCCGAGATGATGGAGCAGCGTCCCCATATCGACGACGTGGTGGCGCGATGCTCGATCCTGTTCCGGGACGAGGCGGTGTGGCAGGCGCTGAAATCGGTGATCACCTCCTTCGGCGACGCCCGCCATTCCACCAGCAAGCGGATGATCCGCGTGGACGGCAGCGTGATCGACGTCGCCACCGTGCCGCTGCCGGACGGCGGCACGCTCGCCACCTTCACCGACGTGACGGATTCGGTGAATTTCGAGAACGCCCTGGTGGAGAAGAACGAGGCGCTCGAAGAGGCGGCGCGGCTCAAGAACGATTTCGTCCACCACGTATCCTACGAGCTGCGCTCGCCGCTCACCAACATCATCGGCTTCGTGCAGCTGCTCGCCGACGGCTCGGCCGGGCCGCTCAACGACAAGCAGCACCAATATGCCGGCTATATCAAGACCTCGTCCGACGCGCTCTACGCCATCATCAACAACATCCTCGACCTCGCCACCATCGACGCCGGCGCGATGACGCTCGACCTCGGCATGGTCGACATCCGCGAGGCGATGCAGGGCGTGGCGGAGGCGGTGCAGCCGCGGCTCGCCGAGAGCGGCGTGCGGCTCGAGATGAAGGCGAGCCATGCCATCGGCGAATTCGAGGCCGACGGCCAGCGCGTGCGGCAGGTCCTGTTCAACCTGCTCTCCAACGCCATCGGCTTCTCGCAGCCGGGCGGCACCGTCACCCTGTCGGCCCTGCGCAAGGGCCAGGAGATCGTGTTCCGCGTCGAAGACCGCGGTCGCGGCATTTCGCAGGCGGTCATCGATCGCGTGTTCGACCGCTTCGAATCCCATGGCGGCAGCGGCCATCGCGGCGTCGGCCTCGGCCTGTCGATCGTGCGCTCCTTCGTCGAGCTGCATGGCGGCACGGTCGAACTCGTCTCGGAGGAAGGCCGCGGCACCATCGTGACCTGCCGCCTGCCGATCGACTCCGCCGCCCGCCGCAAGCCGGCCGAACGCAACCCCGACCTCCAGCGCATGGCCGATCCGAGCGACGGCGCAGCGGCGCGGCGCAAATCCGGAACCGCGCTGCAATGAGCTTTACTTGTCCTTTGATCCGGTGTCTCCATGGCATGACCTTCTTCACAAGGGGCCATCGCCGTTGACCGACGTTCTGACCCATCAATGGACAGTCGACCTCCCCACCGAAAGCGCCACCGAAATCCTGGCGCGCGACCTCGCGCCCGCCCTGCACCCCAGCGACATCGTCACGCTCTCGGGCGATCTGGGCGCCGGCAAGACGGCTTTCGCGCGCGCGCTCGTGAGGCAGATCGCCGGCGATCCGGAACTGGAGGTCTCCAGCCCCACCTTCACGCTGATCCAGCTCTACGACACCCCGGCCTTTCCCATCGTCCATGCCGATCTCTACCGCATCGGCCATCCGAGCGAGCTGGAGGAGCTGGGCTGGGACGAGGCGCCGGACGGCGCCCTCGTCCTGGTGGAATGGCCCGAACGGGCCGGCGAGGCGCTGCCGCCCGACCGCCTCGACATCCGCTTCGTCCATGCCGGCAAGAGCGACACCGCCCGCCGCGCGACGCTGACCGGCATGGGCAAATGGGCCAAGCGGCTGCGCCGCATCGCCCAGATCGGCGATTTCCTCCGCACCGCCGGCTGGCAGGACGCCACCCGCATCCACATCCAGGGCGACGCCTCCACGCGCAGCTACACCCGCCTCGTCCGCGGCAAGAACAGCGCCATCCTGATGAACTCGCCCACGCGGACGGACCGCACGCCGGTCCGCTACGGCAAGACCTACAGCCAGATCGCGCATATCTCGCAGGATGTGAAGCCCTTCGTCGCCATGGCCCGCGGCCTCGGCGAACGCGGCTTCTCGGTGCCGCAGATCATCCGCGAGAACCTCCTGCACGGCCTGCTGCTGATCGAGGATCTCGGATCGATCTTCATCGCCGAAGAGGGTGCGCCGGTGCCGGAGCGCTACGGCGTGGCGATCGACCTCCTGGCGCAGCTGCACGCGATGGATCTGCCGGATACGCTGCCCGTCGCCCCGGGGATTTCGCACAAGATCCCGCCCTTCGACCATGGCGCGCTCGACATCGAGGTCGAGTTGCTGCTCGACTGGTACCTGCCGATGATCGGCGCGCCCCAATTGTCGCAGCGCAACCGCGACCATTTCATCGCGCTGTGGCGCGCCGCGCTGGCGCCAGCGCTCAGGGAGCCGAAGACCTGGCTGCTGCGCGACGTGCATTCCCCGAACCTGCTCTGGCTCGACCAGCGCGAGGGCATCCGCCGGGTCGGCCTGCTCGATTTCCAGGACGCGATGATCGGGCCGCCCGCCTATGACGTCGCCGCGCTCTGCCTCGACGCGCGGGTCACCGTACCGCAGACGCTGGAGCTCCAATTGCTGACGCGCTACGTCAAGGCGCGCAGGAGCGTCGACCCCTCCTTCGACCCGGCTGCTTTCGCGCAGACCTATGCGGCGATGGGCGCCCAGCGCAACACCAAGATCCTCGGCCTGTTCGCCCGCCTCGACCGGCGCGACGGCAAGCCGGCCTATCTGCAGCATCTGCCGCGCATACGCGCCTATCTCGACCGGATGCTCGCCCATCCCTCGCTGGCCGACTTGCGCACATGGTTCGAGACCTTCGTCTTCTCGGTCGAGGGGCGGCGGTGACGCGGCCGGCCTCCCCTGCGGGGGGCGAAGGCGCCTCCCGCCCGTTCGCCACGGCCATGCTGCTGGCGGCCGGTATCGGCAGGCGCATGCGGCCGCTCACCGAGACCCGCCCCAAGCCTCTCGTCGAAGTCGGCGGCAAGGCGCTGCTCGACCATGTCCTCGACCGTCTCCCGCCGGCGGGCGTCGAGACGGCGGTGGTCAACGTCCATCATTTCGCCGGCCAGATGGAGGCCCATCTGGCGGCTCGCCGCACGCCGCGCATCCTGATCTCGGACGAACGCGACGGCCTGCTCGATTCCGGCGGCGGCGTCCGCCGAGCCCTGCCGATGCTGGGGCGCGAGCCCTTCATCGTGTGCAATTGCGACAGCTTCTGGATCGAAGGCCCGCGCTCCAATCTCGCGGCGATGACGGCGAACTGGGATCCGGCTCGGATGGACATCCTGATGCTGCTGGCGGCGACGGCGACCAGCGTCGGCTTCGAGGGCGCCGGGGACTACCACCTCGATCCGGGCGGCCGGCTGCGCCGCCGCCGCGAAGGCGAAGTGGTGCCCTTCGCCTATGCCGGGGTCCTGCTGATCAAGCCCGACCTCTTCGACGACATGCCCGCCGTCTTCTCGCTGAACCGCCTGTTCGATGCCGCCGAGGCGGCCGGGCGGCTGTTCGGGCGGCGCCTCGACGGCGTCTGGCTCCATGTCGGCACGCCGCAGGCGGTGCAGGAGGCCGAGCGGCGGATCGCTCTGTCCTCGATCCAATAGAGCGGGGACGGAGCCGGCGACGGGCAGGGCGGCCCGGCGGTCCCGCACTGTTCCCATCCCGCCCGCGAACCGCTATGATGGCGCCCCGTTGCCGGAGCCGCTCCATGCTCGATTCCGCCGCCCTGTCGGTCTATGCCGCTACGCTGTTGGTGGCCGTCGCCCTGCCCGGTCCGGGCGTGGCGGCCCTGGTGGTGCAGGTCCTCGGCAAAGGCGCACGGCGCAGCCTCGCCTTTGCCGCCGGCATGACGCTGGGCGACGCCGTCTGGCTCAGCCTCGCGGTCGGCGGCCTCGCCGTGCTGGCGCAGAGCTTCCACGCCGTGTTCCTGGCGATCCGTTACGCAGGCGCGGCCTACCTCGTCTATCTCGCCTGGAAATTGTGGACCACCCCGCCGGCCGCGCTCGGCGTCGAGGCGAAGGGACAGGGCCAAAGGCCGTGGCGATCCTTCTTCGGCGGCCTGTCGATGTCGCTGGGCAACCCGAAGGTGATGATGTTCTACACGGCGCTCCTGCCCAACCTGCTCGATCTCGGCCGCATCTCGCTCTCGAGCTATGCCGAACTGGTCACCGCGACCGAGATCGTCGTCGCCGCGGTGCTCGGCCTCTATGTCGTGCTCGCCGCCCGCGCCCGGACCCTTTTCACCAGCCCGCGCGCCATGCGGGTGCTCAACCGCGGCTGCAGCACCGCCATGGCCGGCGCAGCCGTCGCCGTCGTGGCCCGGTGAGCGGATCACAAACGCGGCGCGGTGCCCCGAATCACGGATAAATATCTGAAAAATAACAAAAATATGCCGATTTGGCATGAAATCCGGCTTGGGAATCCCTATATTGGAAGTCGAATCAGGAAATGAG encodes the following:
- a CDS encoding LysE family translocator; amino-acid sequence: MLDSAALSVYAATLLVAVALPGPGVAALVVQVLGKGARRSLAFAAGMTLGDAVWLSLAVGGLAVLAQSFHAVFLAIRYAGAAYLVYLAWKLWTTPPAALGVEAKGQGQRPWRSFFGGLSMSLGNPKVMMFYTALLPNLLDLGRISLSSYAELVTATEIVVAAVLGLYVVLAARARTLFTSPRAMRVLNRGCSTAMAGAAVAVVAR